The Saccharopolyspora gloriosae genome has a segment encoding these proteins:
- a CDS encoding response regulator transcription factor: MRILVVDDDRAVRESLRRSLQFNGYQVELAADGQQALNWLADQRPDAMVLDVMMPRLDGLEVARRLRSTGDDLPILVLTARDAVSDRVAGLDAGADDYLPKPFALEELLARLRALLRRASPAEDDGYDSPPALHFADLDLDPGTREVRRGERPISLTRTEFALLELLMAHPKQVLTRSRLLEDVWGYDFPTSGNALEVYIGYLRRKTETEGEPRLIHTVRGVGYVLRETPP, translated from the coding sequence ATGCGCATCCTCGTCGTCGACGACGATCGGGCCGTGCGCGAGTCGCTTCGTCGCTCGTTGCAGTTCAACGGCTACCAGGTGGAACTCGCCGCGGACGGTCAACAGGCCCTGAACTGGCTGGCCGACCAGCGGCCCGACGCGATGGTCCTGGACGTGATGATGCCGCGCTTGGACGGCCTGGAGGTGGCGCGCAGGTTGCGCAGCACCGGCGACGACCTGCCGATCCTGGTGCTCACCGCCCGCGATGCCGTGTCCGACCGGGTCGCAGGTCTCGACGCGGGAGCCGACGACTACCTGCCGAAACCGTTCGCGCTCGAAGAGCTGCTGGCTCGGCTGCGCGCCCTGCTGCGCCGCGCCTCACCGGCCGAGGACGACGGCTACGACAGCCCGCCCGCACTGCACTTCGCCGACCTCGACCTCGATCCCGGCACCCGTGAAGTGCGCCGGGGCGAGCGCCCCATCAGCCTCACGCGCACCGAGTTCGCGCTGCTGGAACTGCTGATGGCGCACCCGAAGCAGGTCCTGACCCGCAGCCGCCTGCTGGAGGACGTGTGGGGTTACGACTTTCCGACCTCGGGAAACGCCCTGGAGGTCTACATCGGATACTTGCGCCGCAAGACCGAGACCGAAGGTGAACCACGCTTGATCCACACCGTGCGCGGCGTCGGCTACGTGCTCCGCGAGACCCCGCCGTGA
- the rpmG gene encoding 50S ribosomal protein L33: MASNDIRPVIKMRSTAGTGFTYVTRKNRRNNPDRLRLRKFDPVVGGHVEFREER, translated from the coding sequence ATGGCGAGCAACGACATCCGTCCGGTGATCAAGATGCGGTCCACCGCAGGCACCGGATTCACCTACGTGACCAGGAAGAACCGCCGCAACAACCCGGATCGGCTGCGGCTGCGCAAGTTCGATCCCGTGGTGGGCGGGCACGTGGAGTTCCGCGAAGAGCGCTGA
- a CDS encoding type B 50S ribosomal protein L31 — protein sequence MKPNIHPEYGPVVFQDRSTGTRFLTRSTATSEDTVTWEDGATYPLIVVDITADSHPFWTGNQRVLDSEGRVEKFRRRYGDRAR from the coding sequence GTGAAACCGAACATCCACCCCGAATACGGCCCGGTCGTGTTCCAGGACCGCTCCACCGGAACCCGGTTCCTGACGCGCTCGACGGCCACCTCGGAGGACACCGTCACCTGGGAGGACGGTGCCACCTATCCGCTGATCGTCGTCGACATCACCGCCGATTCGCACCCGTTCTGGACCGGCAACCAGCGAGTCCTCGACAGCGAAGGCCGAGTCGAGAAGTTCCGCCGCCGCTACGGCGACCGCGCACGTTAA
- the mrf gene encoding ribosome hibernation factor-recruiting GTPase MRF, whose protein sequence is MVAGLHEEHVAATAESVRATDPHGTAVVHHDLREVTGGVVRRRLRQGDSEQLTVLELAHGCVSCTLREDFLPLLRRLAAAPDVRRIVVRLDPSLEPEAICWAIEHVVVDSTPVAEDVEIQAVVAAVDVPSWLTDAGGDEPLYERGLAGSPDDERTIAQVGVGQVEFADAVVLAGDADRWPTVRTEAVIHRLTPAAPLAGLGGLDLPALLRRIPDNARRGEVDGAHGPLLRGQPPLDDEAGVSVVVFEQRRPFHPERLHDALDVLLDGVVRTRGRAWVASQPDTALWLESAGGGLRVGHAGPWLATQTPEQWAEADPERQVKASLNWDDYYGDRMQELVVIAHEANPGDIRNALLAALLTDDELALGDTAWREFPDPFGEWHEDPCAEDEPEQAPASRERGGDR, encoded by the coding sequence ATGGTGGCCGGGCTGCACGAAGAACACGTCGCGGCGACCGCCGAATCCGTCCGCGCCACCGACCCGCACGGCACCGCCGTCGTCCACCACGACCTGCGCGAAGTCACCGGCGGAGTCGTCCGCCGCCGCCTCCGGCAAGGCGACTCCGAGCAGCTCACCGTGCTCGAACTCGCCCACGGCTGCGTCTCCTGCACGCTGCGCGAGGACTTCCTGCCGCTGCTGCGCAGGCTCGCCGCCGCGCCCGACGTGCGGCGCATCGTCGTGCGCCTCGACCCCTCCCTGGAACCCGAGGCGATCTGCTGGGCCATCGAGCACGTCGTCGTCGACTCGACGCCGGTCGCCGAGGACGTCGAGATCCAGGCCGTCGTCGCGGCCGTCGACGTGCCGAGCTGGCTCACCGACGCGGGCGGCGACGAGCCGCTCTACGAACGCGGTCTCGCGGGCAGTCCCGACGACGAGCGCACCATCGCCCAAGTCGGCGTCGGACAGGTCGAGTTCGCCGACGCCGTTGTTCTCGCGGGCGACGCCGACCGCTGGCCGACCGTGCGCACCGAAGCCGTGATCCACCGGCTCACTCCCGCCGCACCGCTCGCCGGGCTCGGCGGCCTCGACCTGCCCGCGCTGCTGCGCCGCATCCCGGACAACGCCCGGCGCGGCGAGGTCGACGGCGCGCACGGACCGCTGCTGCGCGGGCAGCCGCCGCTGGATGACGAAGCCGGAGTCTCCGTCGTGGTCTTCGAGCAGCGTCGCCCGTTCCACCCGGAACGCCTGCACGACGCGCTGGACGTGCTGCTCGACGGAGTCGTGCGCACCCGCGGGCGGGCCTGGGTCGCCAGCCAGCCGGACACCGCGCTGTGGCTCGAATCCGCGGGCGGCGGCCTGCGAGTCGGGCACGCCGGGCCGTGGCTGGCGACCCAAACTCCCGAACAGTGGGCCGAAGCGGACCCGGAACGCCAGGTCAAGGCCTCGCTGAACTGGGACGACTACTACGGCGACCGGATGCAGGAGCTCGTGGTCATCGCGCACGAGGCGAACCCCGGCGACATCCGGAACGCGCTGCTGGCCGCCCTGCTCACCGACGACGAACTCGCCCTCGGTGACACCGCGTGGCGTGAATTCCCGGACCCGTTCGGCGAATGGCACGAAGACCCGTGCGCCGAAGACGAACCGGAACAGGCGCCGGCGTCGCGCGAACGCGGCGGCGACCGGTGA
- the rpmB gene encoding 50S ribosomal protein L28, producing MSIRCQVTGKEPGYGKQVSHSHVRTNRRWLPNVQRRRYWLPSENRWIRLRVSTKGIKTIDKRGIESVVGEIRARGERV from the coding sequence GTGTCCATTCGCTGCCAAGTGACCGGGAAGGAACCCGGCTACGGCAAGCAGGTGTCGCACTCGCACGTGCGCACCAACCGCCGCTGGCTGCCCAACGTGCAGCGGCGCCGGTACTGGCTGCCGTCGGAGAACCGCTGGATCCGCCTGCGGGTGTCGACGAAGGGCATCAAGACCATCGACAAGCGCGGCATCGAGTCCGTCGTCGGCGAGATCCGAGCCCGCGGGGAGCGCGTCTGA
- the rpmF gene encoding 50S ribosomal protein L32, whose product MAVPKRKMSRSNTRHRRSQWKATAPELVPIVVEGERKLVPRNLIRYFQQR is encoded by the coding sequence ATGGCCGTTCCGAAGCGGAAGATGTCCCGCAGCAACACCCGGCACCGGCGTTCGCAGTGGAAGGCGACCGCGCCCGAACTCGTGCCGATCGTCGTCGAAGGCGAGCGCAAACTCGTCCCGCGCAACCTGATCCGGTACTTCCAGCAGCGCTGA